The following are encoded in a window of Penaeus vannamei isolate JL-2024 chromosome 17, ASM4276789v1, whole genome shotgun sequence genomic DNA:
- the LOC113828272 gene encoding uncharacterized protein, translated as MTLTAFNKCYTAFLIISLTTINGQVFYSFENGTCANDLPSFCTCNPLQIVCDCKGANVVFGNEFTRQQRSITMQNCHRLSIKQKSFFSNGPFMVVLKNISDIRLMPESFALDVFGEPRMNLTFQNSTLHNLPTNGFLGSEAESRVLTGLKKRKQPQLIIKVDKCVINKIDPGAFGDFILQDFSISNSEVKMVSKNSISNQIAGKFKITNSILGLEENAVILRETPGDDGLLLRNNTFTIAAPSFLLGSIEKDVYIVNNTFPPLAGSPFNLRVGGQVLLKSNTFANIPENGLKFQVKDRISIVDNNIYRLQGNAFQLIAPTDGKTFIFLDGNIIKQHDPRSLCISKLFNKDFVVIKHNIFQQECSCNITEDISNSLGFEELTPEELYQDKIHQQWLQQGECLKEAGGTDRLRIDYFLVQFCFRNNRMTNVMLILFAVLLIVISTCVIVAWRRIRQRNLASHSGSDYQSFSAPAPSSGGQGAWAMVQPDPKRYQETEIHIVFDNAQEMKDFARCSQYSDGNGSTRRLKSIKSHDNKRDSSTYNTGAAGSQDNYHFEQESVDGTQECQESSKRKKDSKITDGTEVKQDPYLRQSCPALTLPD; from the exons atgacGTTGACAGCATTTAACAAGTGTTACACAGCATTTCTTATAATATCACTTACTACTATCAATGGTCAAGTCTTTTACAGCTTTGAAAATGGAACTTGTGCTAACGATCTCCCAAGTTTCTGCACTTGCAATCCACTGCAGATAGTGTGTGACTGCAAAGGAGCT aatgTGGTGTTTGGGAATGAATTTACAAGGCAGCAGAGATCTATTACCATGCAAAACTGTCATCGTCTATCAATCAAGCAAAAAAGTTTCTTCAGCAATGGTCCCTTTATGGTTGTCCTCAAAAACATAAGTGATATCCGCTTAATGCCCGAATCATTTGCCCTGGATGTATTTGGGGAGCCAAGAATGAACCTCACATTCCAGAACTCGACTCTCCACAACCTACCCACAAATGGATTTTTGGGCTCAGAAGCTGAGTCCCGTGTCCTAACaggattaaagaaaaggaaacaaccaCAACTGATCATCAAAGTCGATAAATGTGTGATAAACAAAATTGACCCAGGGGCTTTTGGAGATTTTATACTGCAAGACTTCTCTATTTCTAATTCAGAAGTTAAAATGGTCAGCAAAAATAGCATCAGTAACCAAATTGCAGGAAAATTTAAAATAACCAATTCAATACTTGGGTTGGAGGAAAATGCTGTCATACTGAGAGAAACTCCAGGAGATGATGGATTACTTCTGAGAAACAACACTTTTACAA TTGCTGCACCTTCTTTCCTGCTGGGGAGTATTGAGAAAGATGTTTACATTGTAAACAACACCTTCCCTCCTTTGGCTGGGTCGCCCTTCAACCTGCGAGTAGGAGGCCAAGTGCTCCTCAAAAGCAATACCTTTGCCAACATTCCAGAGAATGGCCTGAAGTTCCAGGTCAAAGACAGGATCAGTATTGTGGACAACAACATTTATCGCCTCCAAGGCAATGCATTTCAGTTGATTGCACCCACAG ATGGAAAGACATTCATTTTCCTTGATGGGAACATCATCAAACAGCATGATCCAAGGTCACTGTGCATCAGTAAGCTGTTTAACAAAGACTTTGTGGTCATCAAGCACAACATATTTCAACAAGAATGTTCTTGCAATATTACTGAAGATATCTCCAATAGTTTGGGCTTTGAAGAGCTTACCCCTGag GAACTCTACCAAGACAAAATTCATCAGCAGTGGCTTCAGCAGGGCGAGTGCCTTAAAGAGGCTGGTGGCACAGACCGCCTCCGCATTGACTATTTCCTGGTGCAATTCTGCTTTAGGAACAACAGGATGACAAATGTGATGCTTATTCTCTTTGCTGTCCTCCTCATTGTCATTTCCACCTGTGTTATTGTGGCCTGGCGGAGAATCAGGCAGAGGAACTTGGCCTCACACTCAGGGTCTGACTACCAATCGTTCAGTGCTCCTGCACCTTCCAGCGGAG GTCAAGGTGCTTGGGCAATGGTTCAACCAGATCCCAAGAGATACCAAGAAACAGAAATACATATTGTCTTTGACAATGCTCAAGAGATGAAAGACTTTGCCAGATGTTCTCAATATAGTGATGGAAATGGTTCCACCAGGAGATTAAAGAGCATTAAAAGTCATGACAATAAGCGTGATAGCAGCACCTACAACACGGGGGCTGCAGGGAGccaagataattatcattttgaacaGGAGAGTGTTGATGGAACTCAAGAGTGCCAAGAAagcagcaaaagaaaaaaggatagcaAAATCACTGATGGCACAGAGGTGAAACAAGACCCATATCTACGCCAATCTTGTCCCGCCCTAACTCTCCCTGACTAA